In Mercenaria mercenaria strain notata chromosome 15, MADL_Memer_1, whole genome shotgun sequence, a single genomic region encodes these proteins:
- the LOC123544070 gene encoding uncharacterized protein LOC123544070: MHYKCQRDAAGLITYKANPGLDTSDIAKRIQTASIAERREENQPKPMPTRFKEFLRKPFQKKYIPKDMSAKERHDFLREVKKYDAECCMDGKTNTFDIWDFGGQYVFYATHTLFHSRKAIYLLVFNLSCGLTAIVPNDDEEICANMGERTMEYYIRFWVNSIHSFVGRKDGSEPKIILVGTHLDSLNGDASSKHRQATKYFENIRTMFKGTPAGKHISQYDFAVDNRNGQEDAFDALRTILLCVGRENAKSTKIPAKWIQLERSLFKYKHKGIVDMAKIIAIDSESEYPLSTTEHVKLFLKHKHDQGTLFYFDEKPISSYVVLDPQFLIDAFKCLITADRFIRNLPETHDSWLKLKTEGKLEIQLIDKIWGTAANEQIKTHKETILWFLQKHRIISEAMSFNETEEVAVGLGWYIVPSLLNDHSQAEEIKEFLKGKNQTKIQFVISFDNSSIVPTVYQRLTAALLGKWSISTFREKKLLFENMSIVRLDIEHAGIIEMNHRHIHLYVLNLCPSRKVNNMIPDAFRRFVESVIMYEFRKYQRDAGNNDLPYERGYTCNHDSHDISSCKTIELYSQLDESPVIPCTESESHDIITSAAKAEWFQGTERLKFLPQGTISQQTICKLSQYIGGDWEILATALGISRVKIEHIKADNPLSTALQVFRMLCDWREIFQETASMYTLVQELQKLPKVTVDWDGIRNIVDDLNETEWPHTQ; the protein is encoded by the coding sequence ATGCATTATAAATGTCAACGGGATGCAGCTGGACTTATAACTTATAAGGCAAATCCGGGTCTCGATACGTCAGATATCGCGAAACGAATACAAACGGCGTCAATTGCAGAAAGACGAGAGGAAAATCAGCCAAAGCCGATGCCAACCCGCTTTAAGGAATTCTTGAGAAAGccttttcaaaagaaatacatACCAAAAGACATGTCAGCAAAAGAGAGACACGATTTTTTACGAGAGGTAAAAAAATATGATGCGGAATGCTGCATGGATGGCAAAACTAATACTTTCGATATATGGGACTTCGGCGGACAGTACGTATTTTATGCAACCCACACACTGTTTCATAGCAGAAAAGCAATCTACCTCCTCGTGTTTAATTTATCCTGCGGGTTAACTGCTATTGTACCAAACGACGATGAGGAGATTTGCGCGAACATGGGAGAGCGGACAATGGAATACTACATTCGATTTTGGGTCAACTCAATTCACTCCTTTGTTGGAAGGAAAGATGGATCAGAGCCTAAAATCATACTTGTCGGGACGCACCTTGACAGCTTGAATGGAGATGCTTCGTCCAAACATCGACAGGCAACAAAGTACTTCGAAAATATCAGAACAATGTTTAAAGGCACACCGGCAGGTAAACATATTTCCCAGTACGACTTTGCTGTAGATAACAGAAATGGTCAAGAGGACGCATTTGATGCTTTGCGAACAATACTACTTTGTGTTGGACGAGAAAACGCAAAATCGACCAAAATTCCTGCTAAATGGATACAGCTTGAAAGATCTTTGTTCAAGTACAAACATAAAGGGATTGTAGACATGGCAAAGATTATTGCTATTGATTCCGAAAGTGAGTACCCACTGAGCACAACTGAACACGTCAAACTATTTCTGAAACACAAACATGATCAGGGAACACTCTTCTATTTTGATGAGAAACCAATATCAAGCTATGTTGTCCTTGATCCACAGTTCCTTATCGATGCTTTTAAATGTCTTATCACAGCCGATAGATTTATCAGAAATCTGCCTGAGACGCATGATTCTTGGTTGAAATTGAAAACAGAAGGAAAACTGGAAATCCAGTTGATAGACAAAATATGGGGTACTGCTGCAAATGAACAAATTAAGACACATAAGGAAACAATACTTTGGTTTCTTCAGAAGCACCGCATTATATCAGAAGCCATGTCCTTCAATGAAACGGAAGAGGTTGCAGTTGGACTTGGCTGGTATATTGTTCCGAGCTTATTGAATGATCACAGTCAAGCTGAAGAGATAAAAGAATTTCTGAAAGGAAAAAATCAAACCAAAATCCAATTCGTGATTTCATTTGATAACTCATCGATCGTGCCGACAGTATACCAACGACTTACTGCAGCCCTACTCGGAAAGTGGTCGATATCAACATTTAGGGAAAAGAAACTTCTTTTCGAGAACATGTCCATAGTACGGCTGGATATAGAACATGCGGGAATTATTGAAATGAATCATAGACACATACATTTGTATGTGCTGAATCTATGCCCATCACGAAAAGTCAATAACATGATTCCGGACGCGTTTAGGCGCTTTGTAGAATCAGTCATCATGTATGAATTCCGAAAATACCAGCGGGATGCAGGGAACAATGACCTACCATATGAACGTGGATACACATGTAATCATGACAGTCACGATATATCGTCCTGCAAAACTATTGAACTATATTCCCAGCTTGATGAAAGCCCCGTCATACCATGTACGGAATCTGAGTCGCATGATATTATAACTAGCGCTGCTAAGGCAGAATGGTTTCAAGGTACGGAAAGATTAAAATTCTTACCGCAAGGTACCATTTCGCAACAAACTATTTGCAAACTGTCGCAATATATTGGTGGGGATTGGGAAATACTTGCAACGGCGCTAGGAATAAGCCGGGTCAAGATTGAACACATAAAGGCCGACAATCCGTTAAGCACAGCCTTACAAGTATTTAGGATGTTGTGTGATTGGCGTGAAATATTTCAAGAGACAGCTTCTATGTACACTCTTGTTCAGGAACTGCAAAAATTGCCAAAAGTTACGGTTGACTGGGACGGAATCAGAAATATTGTCGACGATCTAAATGAAACCGAATGGCCGCACACACAGTAA